One Miscanthus floridulus cultivar M001 chromosome 11, ASM1932011v1, whole genome shotgun sequence DNA window includes the following coding sequences:
- the LOC136493204 gene encoding lysine histidine transporter-like 6 isoform X2: MVSPSSALPKIVDDATGEATSRRAKWWYVTFHNVTAMVGAGVLSLPYAMAHLGWGPGLVALLVSWGITLYTLRLLIELHECVPGVRFDRLRDLGAHALGPRLGPWVVVPQQLIVQLGCDMVYMVTGGKCLQKFAESLFPRCAPLHQSYWICIFGSSQFLLSQLPNLDAITAVSFAAAAMSLCYSTISWAACVARGPVPGVSYAYKAGTAADSTFRVFSALGQVAFAYAGHGVVLEIQATIPSTPTKPSRAPMWKGTIAAYLVTAACYFPVALIGYWAFGRDVGDNVLVALQRPPWLVAAANMMVVIHVVGSYQVYAMPIFESIETILVTRFRLPQGLLLRLVARSAYVAFTLFIAVTFPFFGDLLGFFGGFGFTPTTYFLPCILWLKIKKPPRFSASWCANWGCIVVGVLLMLVSTIGGLRSIVQDASTFQFYS, encoded by the exons ATGGTCTCCCCTTCGTCAGCTCTCCCCAAG ATCGTCGATGACGCGACCGGTGAGGCCACCTCTCGCCGCGCCAAATGGTGGTACGTGACGTTCCACAACGTCACCGCGATGGTCGGCGCCGGCGTGCTCAGCCTGCCGTACGCCATGGCTCACCTAGGATG GGGGCCCGGGTTGGTGGCGCTGCTGGTGTCGTGGGGGATCACGCTGTACACGCTGCGGCTGCTGATCGAGCTGCACGAGTGCGTGCCCGGCGTGCGGTTCGACCGGCTCCGCGACCTCGGCGCCCACGCGCTGGGCCCGCGCCTGGGGCCCTGGGTGGTCGTGCCGCAGCAGCTCATCGTGCAGCTCGGCTGCGACATGGTGTACATGGTCACGGGCGGCAAGTGCCTGCAGAAGTTCGCCGAGTCCTTGTTCCCGCGCTGCGCGCCGCTGCACCAGTCCTACTGGATCTGCATCTTCGGCTCCTCCCAGTTCCTGCTGTCCCAGCTGCCCAACCTCGACGCCATCACAGCCGTgtccttcgccgccgccgccatgtcaCTCTG CTACTCGACCATCTCGTGGGCGGCGTGCGTGGCGCGCGGGCCGGTGCCCGGGGTGAGCTACGCGTACAAGGCCGGCACGGCGGCGGACTCGACGTTCCGGGTGTTCAGCGCGCTGGGGCAGGTGGCGTTCGCGTACGCGGGGCACGGCGTGGTGCTGGAGATCCAGGCCACCATCCCGTCCACGCCCACCAAGCCGTCCAGGGCGCCCATGTGGAAGGGCACCATCGCCGCGTACCTCGTCACCGCCGCCTGCTACTTCCCCGTCGCGCTCATCGGATACTGGGCCTTCGGGCGCGACGTCGGCGACAACGTCCTCGTCGCGCTGCAGCGGCCGCCCTGGCTCGTCGCCGCGGCCAACATGATGGTCGTCATCCATGTCGTCGGAAGCTATCAG GTGTATGCGATGCCTATATTCGAAAGCATCGAGACGATTCTGGTCACAAGATTCAGGCTGCCGCAAGGATTACTCCTCCGTCTCGTGGCCCGATCGGCTTACGTCG CATTCACACTGTTCATCGCGGTGACTTTCCcgttcttcggcgacctcctcgGTTTCTTCGGAGGGTTTGGGTTCACGCCGACCACCTACTTC CTCCCCTGCATTCTGTGGCTGAAGATCAAGAAGCCGCCGAGGTTCAGCGCGTCGTGGTGTGCCAACTGG
- the LOC136490729 gene encoding 14-3-3-like protein GF14-6 — MASAELSREENVYMAKLAEQAERYEEMVEFMEKVAKTVDSEELTVEERNLLSVAYKNVIGARRASWRIISSIEQKEEGRGNEDRVTLIKDYRGKIETELTKICDGILKLLESHLVPSSTAPESKVFYLKMKGDYYRYLAEFKTGAERKDAAENTMVAYKAAQDIALAELAPTHPIRLGLALNFSVFYYEILNSPDRACSLAKQAFDEAISELDTLSEDSYKDSTLIMQLLRDNLTLWTSDISEDPAEEIREAPKRDSSEGQ; from the exons ATGGCATCAGCAGAGCTTTCCCGTGAGGAAAATGTGTATATGGCCAAGCTCGCCGAGCAGGCAGAGAGGTACGAGGAGATGGTTGAGTTCATGGAGAAGGTAGCCAAGACTGTTGACTCTGAGGAACTCACTGTGGAGGAGCGCAACCTCCTGTCTGTTGCATACAAGAACGTCATTGGAGCCCGCCGCGCCTCATGGCGCATCATCTCCTCCATTGAGCAGAAGGAGGAGGGCCGAGGCAATGAGGACCGTGTAACACTCATCAAGGACTACCGTGGCAAGATTGAGACTGAGCTCACCAAGATCTGTGATGGCATCCTCAAGCTGCTCGAGTCCCACCTTGTGCCCTCTTCAACTGCTCCCGAGTCCAAGGTCTTCTATCTCAAGATGAAGGGTGACTACTACAG ATACCTTGCTGAGTTCAAGACTGGAGCTGAGAGAAAGGACGCTGCTGAGAACACCATGGTGGCATACAAGGCTGCCCAG GACATTGCCTTGGCTGAGCTTGCTCCAACTCACCCTATTAGGCTTGGATTGGCACTTAACTTCTCAGTGTTCTACTATGAGATTCTCAACTCACCTGATCGCGCCTGCAGTCTTGCAAAGCAG GCTTTTGACGAGGCCATCTCGGAACTGGACACCCTGAGCGAGGACTCCTACAAGGACAGCACTTTGATCATGCAGCTCCTCCGTGATAACTTGACCCTATGGACTTCTGACATCTCG GAGGACCCTGCTGAAGAGATCAGGGAGGCGCCCAAGCGCGACTCCAGCGAGGGGCAGTAA
- the LOC136493204 gene encoding lysine histidine transporter-like 6 isoform X3, protein MVSPSSALPKIVDDATGEATSRRAKWWYVTFHNVTAMVGAGVLSLPYAMAHLGWGPGLVALLVSWGITLYTLRLLIELHECVPGVRFDRLRDLGAHALGPRLGPWVVVPQQLIVQLGCDMVYMVTGGKCLQKFAESLFPRCAPLHQSYWICIFGSSQFLLSQLPNLDAITAVSFAAAAMSLCYSTISWAACVARGPVPGVSYAYKAGTAADSTFRVFSALGQVAFAYAGHGVVLEIQATIPSTPTKPSRAPMWKGTIAAYLVTAACYFPVALIGYWAFGRDVGDNVLVALQRPPWLVAAANMMVVIHVVGSYQVYAMPIFESIETILVTRFRLPQGLLLRLVARSAYVAFTLFIAVTFPFFGDLLGFFGGFGFTPTTYFLDSLRSSPAFCG, encoded by the exons ATGGTCTCCCCTTCGTCAGCTCTCCCCAAG ATCGTCGATGACGCGACCGGTGAGGCCACCTCTCGCCGCGCCAAATGGTGGTACGTGACGTTCCACAACGTCACCGCGATGGTCGGCGCCGGCGTGCTCAGCCTGCCGTACGCCATGGCTCACCTAGGATG GGGGCCCGGGTTGGTGGCGCTGCTGGTGTCGTGGGGGATCACGCTGTACACGCTGCGGCTGCTGATCGAGCTGCACGAGTGCGTGCCCGGCGTGCGGTTCGACCGGCTCCGCGACCTCGGCGCCCACGCGCTGGGCCCGCGCCTGGGGCCCTGGGTGGTCGTGCCGCAGCAGCTCATCGTGCAGCTCGGCTGCGACATGGTGTACATGGTCACGGGCGGCAAGTGCCTGCAGAAGTTCGCCGAGTCCTTGTTCCCGCGCTGCGCGCCGCTGCACCAGTCCTACTGGATCTGCATCTTCGGCTCCTCCCAGTTCCTGCTGTCCCAGCTGCCCAACCTCGACGCCATCACAGCCGTgtccttcgccgccgccgccatgtcaCTCTG CTACTCGACCATCTCGTGGGCGGCGTGCGTGGCGCGCGGGCCGGTGCCCGGGGTGAGCTACGCGTACAAGGCCGGCACGGCGGCGGACTCGACGTTCCGGGTGTTCAGCGCGCTGGGGCAGGTGGCGTTCGCGTACGCGGGGCACGGCGTGGTGCTGGAGATCCAGGCCACCATCCCGTCCACGCCCACCAAGCCGTCCAGGGCGCCCATGTGGAAGGGCACCATCGCCGCGTACCTCGTCACCGCCGCCTGCTACTTCCCCGTCGCGCTCATCGGATACTGGGCCTTCGGGCGCGACGTCGGCGACAACGTCCTCGTCGCGCTGCAGCGGCCGCCCTGGCTCGTCGCCGCGGCCAACATGATGGTCGTCATCCATGTCGTCGGAAGCTATCAG GTGTATGCGATGCCTATATTCGAAAGCATCGAGACGATTCTGGTCACAAGATTCAGGCTGCCGCAAGGATTACTCCTCCGTCTCGTGGCCCGATCGGCTTACGTCG CATTCACACTGTTCATCGCGGTGACTTTCCcgttcttcggcgacctcctcgGTTTCTTCGGAGGGTTTGGGTTCACGCCGACCACCTACTTC TTGGATTCTCTTCGCAGCTCCCCTGCATTCTGTGGCTGA